A single genomic interval of Spirosoma linguale DSM 74 harbors:
- a CDS encoding ABC transporter related protein (PFAM: ABC transporter related~SMART: AAA ATPase~KEGG: pmy:Pmen_2559 ABC transporter related), translating into MSILRVENLTKTYSSGGQDLTVLHGVNFTLEPGDTFSIVGPSGSGKTTLLGLCAGLDRSSSGSVYLNDVRLDTLNEDQRAAIRNQYVGFIFQNFQLLPTLTALENVMVPLELRGEKGAARAAQALLERVGLGKRGHHYPTQLSGGEQQRVSLARAFANRPKLLFADEPTGNLDADTSATVVDLLFELNREAGTTLVLVTHDMELAARTQRVIRIKGGTVVDQFVNDRMIQ; encoded by the coding sequence ATGAGCATTCTTCGCGTCGAAAATCTGACGAAAACCTATTCGAGTGGGGGTCAGGATTTAACCGTTCTGCACGGTGTCAACTTCACCCTCGAACCCGGCGATACCTTCTCCATCGTTGGCCCATCGGGCAGCGGCAAAACAACCCTGCTGGGCTTGTGTGCGGGTCTGGACCGGTCTTCGTCGGGTAGCGTTTATCTTAATGATGTTCGGCTGGATACGCTCAATGAAGACCAGCGGGCGGCTATTCGCAATCAGTACGTTGGCTTTATTTTCCAGAATTTTCAGTTACTACCGACCCTCACCGCGCTCGAAAACGTGATGGTGCCGCTCGAACTTCGTGGTGAGAAGGGAGCGGCCAGAGCTGCTCAGGCTCTGCTGGAACGCGTTGGTCTGGGCAAACGCGGGCACCACTACCCTACTCAATTGTCGGGTGGTGAGCAGCAACGCGTATCGCTGGCCCGTGCCTTTGCCAACCGGCCCAAACTGCTTTTTGCCGATGAGCCAACCGGCAACCTCGACGCCGACACCAGCGCCACTGTTGTCGACCTACTTTTTGAACTCAACCGCGAAGCCGGAACAACCCTCGTTCTGGTCACGCACGACATGGAACTGGCTGCCCGCACCCAGCGGGTTATCCGAATTAAAGGTGGAACGGTCGTCGATCAATTTGTGAATGATAGAATGATTCAATGA
- a CDS encoding protein of unknown function DUF214 (PFAM: protein of unknown function DUF214~KEGG: mch:Mchl_2544 protein of unknown function DUF214), producing MAWRDSRRSRQRLLLFMSAIVLGIAALVAINSFGDNLARSIDDQARELLGADLTLSWSRPPSAKTAKLAKTLGRDRAYEVSFASLVSIPKTGGVRLAQVKGLEGNFPYYGTWEVQPASAIQTFRQASQRVALVDDGLLVQLGAQPGDSVKVGNLSFLIAGRVTKTPGQAAIAATVAPTVFIPNQFLASTGLLQRGSRVAYKYYYQFAPGTDVEKYVKTISARLDKEGISYDTVDGRKKQTGRSFADLTKYLSLVAFVALLLGCVGVASAVQLYVKEKVTSVAILRTLGASGRQAFLIYLIQTALMGLLGAVIGALAGSGVQLVLPRVFSNFLPVTVETSLSGAAILGGIGTGVLISVLFSLLPLLAIRNVSPLRTLRSSYEADLSNRDPFRWLVYLLVLGFIVGFAYLQTKNFMLAVGFTGGLAVAFGILTLLGLGLIWLVRKFFPASWSYVWRQSLANLYRPNNQTLILVTSIGLGAFLIATLYLTQGLLLGRVELSASGKQPNMVLFDIQNAQIAGIRSLVTQQKLPILQEVPVVTMRLNDINGTTSAVRKNAKDTTAKTPSWAFTREYRVTYRDTLISSEKLVSGKAPYQENGAVYVSIENGFLDRMHLKLGDTLNFNVQGAPIQTIVGGTREVEWNRVQTNFLVVFPSGVLEQAPQFHVLMTRVPDNQTSAVLQRALVSNFPNVSAIDLGLILKTVDEILGQISFVIQFMALFSILTGLLVLASSVVISKYQRMRESVLLRTLGASRGQILRITALEYGLLGLLAALSGILLSLVSTWSLARFVFEVPYQPSTFPLVVIAFTVTVLTVVIGVFNSREVLVRPPLDVLRAEG from the coding sequence ATGGCCTGGCGCGATAGCCGCCGGAGCCGTCAGCGGTTACTGCTGTTTATGTCGGCTATTGTGCTGGGCATTGCCGCTTTAGTAGCCATCAACTCGTTCGGCGATAACCTCGCCCGCAGCATCGATGACCAGGCCCGTGAACTCCTGGGCGCAGACCTGACGCTTTCCTGGAGCCGGCCACCATCGGCGAAAACAGCAAAACTTGCAAAGACACTTGGCCGCGACCGGGCTTACGAAGTGTCGTTTGCTTCGCTCGTTTCTATCCCTAAAACGGGGGGCGTCCGACTGGCGCAGGTGAAAGGGCTGGAAGGCAATTTCCCATATTACGGAACCTGGGAGGTGCAGCCCGCATCGGCCATCCAAACATTTCGGCAGGCCAGCCAGCGGGTAGCGCTGGTCGATGATGGACTTCTGGTACAGCTTGGTGCCCAACCCGGCGACTCGGTAAAGGTTGGCAACCTGTCCTTTCTGATTGCTGGGCGGGTTACTAAAACACCGGGGCAGGCGGCCATTGCGGCTACGGTTGCGCCAACGGTATTCATTCCAAATCAATTTCTGGCCAGTACCGGTCTGTTACAGCGAGGCAGTCGGGTAGCGTACAAATACTACTATCAGTTTGCCCCCGGCACGGATGTTGAGAAATACGTTAAAACCATCTCGGCCCGGTTGGATAAAGAAGGCATCAGCTACGACACCGTTGACGGGCGCAAAAAACAAACCGGCCGTTCCTTCGCCGACCTCACCAAGTATCTGAGTCTGGTGGCCTTTGTGGCCCTTTTGCTGGGCTGTGTAGGTGTCGCCAGCGCCGTGCAGTTGTACGTAAAAGAAAAGGTAACGTCGGTGGCTATTTTGCGGACACTCGGTGCCAGCGGGCGGCAGGCGTTTCTAATCTACCTCATCCAAACGGCACTGATGGGCCTGCTGGGCGCAGTTATTGGCGCACTGGCGGGGTCGGGTGTGCAGTTGGTCCTCCCTCGTGTGTTCAGCAATTTCCTGCCGGTAACGGTCGAAACATCATTATCAGGCGCAGCCATACTCGGCGGCATTGGCACGGGAGTGCTTATTTCCGTGCTATTTTCTCTGCTTCCGTTGCTGGCCATTCGTAATGTGTCGCCCCTCCGAACGCTCCGAAGTTCGTACGAAGCCGACCTCAGCAACCGCGACCCGTTCCGGTGGCTGGTTTACCTGCTGGTACTGGGCTTCATCGTTGGTTTTGCCTACCTGCAAACAAAGAATTTCATGCTGGCGGTTGGTTTTACGGGTGGGCTGGCGGTTGCCTTCGGCATTTTAACCCTGCTCGGTCTCGGGCTCATCTGGCTGGTGCGCAAATTCTTCCCGGCATCGTGGAGTTACGTCTGGCGGCAGAGTTTAGCTAACCTTTACCGCCCCAATAACCAGACGCTTATTCTTGTCACCTCCATCGGGTTAGGCGCTTTCCTGATTGCAACGCTTTACCTCACCCAGGGTCTTTTGCTGGGCCGGGTGGAGCTGTCGGCGAGTGGTAAACAACCCAATATGGTACTATTCGATATTCAGAATGCGCAGATTGCGGGCATCCGGTCGCTGGTGACGCAACAGAAACTGCCCATTTTACAGGAAGTGCCGGTGGTGACCATGCGCCTGAACGACATCAACGGCACTACCAGCGCTGTCCGTAAAAACGCTAAAGATACGACTGCCAAAACACCCAGTTGGGCGTTCACCCGCGAGTACCGCGTTACCTACCGAGACACGCTCATTTCGTCGGAAAAACTGGTATCGGGCAAAGCACCTTATCAAGAAAACGGGGCTGTTTATGTGTCGATTGAGAATGGATTTCTGGACCGGATGCATCTAAAGCTGGGCGATACGCTGAATTTCAACGTGCAGGGCGCACCCATTCAAACGATTGTGGGCGGCACCCGTGAGGTGGAGTGGAACCGGGTACAAACCAATTTTCTGGTCGTCTTCCCCTCGGGTGTGCTGGAGCAGGCTCCACAGTTTCATGTGCTGATGACCCGCGTACCGGACAACCAGACCTCAGCCGTACTTCAACGTGCGCTGGTTAGCAACTTCCCGAACGTGTCGGCCATCGACCTCGGTTTGATCCTGAAAACGGTCGACGAGATTCTGGGGCAAATCTCTTTTGTTATTCAGTTTATGGCCCTATTCAGCATCCTGACGGGGTTGCTGGTGCTGGCCAGTTCGGTCGTTATCAGCAAATACCAGCGTATGCGCGAAAGCGTCCTGCTGCGAACACTTGGTGCCAGCCGCGGGCAGATTCTGCGAATTACGGCACTGGAATACGGATTATTGGGTTTGCTGGCAGCACTTTCGGGTATTTTACTTTCGCTGGTCAGCACGTGGAGTCTGGCCCGGTTCGTCTTCGAAGTTCCCTACCAGCCGAGTACCTTTCCGCTGGTTGTGATTGCCTTTACCGTTACGGTCCTGACGGTCGTGATCGGCGTTTTCAACAGCCGCGAAGTGCTGGTCAGACCACCGCTGGACGTACTACGGGCGGAGGGGTAA
- a CDS encoding ABC transporter related protein (PFAM: ABC transporter related~SMART: AAA ATPase~KEGG: mmw:Mmwyl1_0874 ABC transporter related), which produces MLTINAEGIGKKYRREWIFRRVNLTLQAGTSYTFVGPNGSGKSTLLQLLAGNLPATEGNLTYLQNNSLIDPDNWFRQVSIAAPYVELVEELTLDELLTFHQTFKPFRNKLTPEAVAERLLLTQARHKEIKYFSSGMKQRVKLGLAFFSNSPIVILDEPTSNLDRQGAAWYHEQVRQLDASQLLLIGSNQPEEYDFCPNVLDVMQWKTR; this is translated from the coding sequence ATGTTGACAATCAACGCCGAAGGGATCGGTAAGAAATACAGACGGGAGTGGATTTTTCGGCGGGTAAACTTAACCCTTCAAGCCGGAACGAGCTACACCTTTGTAGGGCCAAACGGCAGCGGGAAGTCTACATTGCTTCAGTTACTGGCCGGAAACCTGCCCGCTACCGAAGGCAACCTCACCTATTTACAGAACAATTCCCTTATCGACCCCGACAACTGGTTTCGGCAGGTGAGTATTGCCGCGCCATACGTCGAACTGGTCGAAGAACTAACGCTGGATGAATTGCTGACATTTCACCAGACGTTCAAGCCGTTCAGGAATAAACTCACCCCCGAAGCCGTTGCGGAGCGGTTGCTCTTAACACAGGCCCGACATAAAGAGATCAAGTACTTCTCGTCGGGGATGAAGCAGCGCGTTAAGCTCGGGCTGGCTTTCTTCTCTAATTCACCCATCGTCATTCTCGACGAACCCACTTCCAACCTCGACCGGCAGGGAGCTGCCTGGTACCACGAGCAGGTACGCCAACTCGACGCCAGCCAGCTTCTGTTAATTGGCTCCAACCAGCCCGAAGAGTACGATTTTTGCCCCAATGTGCTGGATGTAATGCAGTGGAAAACACGCTAA
- a CDS encoding lipolytic protein G-D-S-L family (PFAM: lipolytic protein G-D-S-L family~KEGG: dar:Daro_2714 lipolytic protein) translates to MKFCMNSKSLHSVISGLLLVLTVWGCGSSDTKTNDNATNAPTQQAKEKSDAPAKKQTVLFYGNSLTAGYGVEPAQAFPALIGKKIDSLGLNYTVVNAGLSGETTAGGKSRIGWVLRQPVAVFVLELGGNDGLRGLPLADTRQNLQAIMDTVRLKSPQATIVLAGMQIPPNMGTSYAKEFRGLFKELADKNKAVLIPFLLENVGGIPKLNQPDGIHPTPAGHKIVANTVWQVLRPVLK, encoded by the coding sequence ATGAAGTTCTGCATGAATAGTAAATCACTCCATTCTGTGATAAGCGGATTGTTGCTGGTCTTAACGGTCTGGGGCTGTGGCTCGTCCGATACGAAAACGAACGACAACGCCACAAATGCACCCACGCAACAGGCAAAGGAAAAATCGGATGCTCCGGCCAAAAAACAAACTGTTCTGTTCTACGGAAATAGCCTGACGGCTGGTTATGGGGTGGAACCGGCGCAGGCGTTTCCGGCTTTGATCGGCAAAAAGATCGACTCGCTCGGCCTGAATTATACCGTTGTCAATGCCGGTTTAAGTGGCGAAACGACCGCCGGGGGCAAAAGCCGGATCGGCTGGGTGCTGCGTCAACCCGTAGCGGTGTTCGTTCTGGAACTGGGTGGTAATGATGGCCTCCGGGGGCTTCCGCTGGCCGATACTCGCCAAAATTTACAGGCGATCATGGATACTGTCCGGCTGAAGAGCCCGCAGGCTACAATTGTGCTCGCCGGTATGCAGATTCCGCCCAATATGGGAACGAGTTACGCCAAAGAATTTCGGGGGTTGTTCAAAGAACTGGCCGATAAGAACAAGGCCGTGCTAATTCCCTTTTTGCTCGAAAACGTTGGCGGTATTCCTAAACTGAACCAGCCTGATGGTATTCACCCAACCCCCGCCGGGCATAAGATCGTCGCCAACACGGTTTGGCAGGTTCTCCGACCGGTATTGAAATAG
- a CDS encoding Thiopurine S-methyltransferase (PFAM: thiopurine S-methyltransferase~KEGG: swd:Swoo_4153 thiopurine S-methyltransferase), protein MEKAFWMNSWELEGPYTSFHRKDIHPYLIKHLPPFSLEGKSVFVPLCGKSVDMIYFSHFANRVIGVEIVEKAVLQFFSENQLTYRRIGDRFISGNITIFCCDLFSLTPDDLGPIDVVYDRASLVALPDAMRMRYLQTLEELTPVGALTFLNTVEYAPTMPTPPFSISPRDVLWYFPNYVIDHVESPVLPNHGMVRKFNLSFLIEHGFLMRKLYNSAVWTDAEQMTEAV, encoded by the coding sequence ATGGAAAAAGCATTCTGGATGAACTCCTGGGAATTAGAAGGCCCTTATACCAGCTTTCACCGCAAAGACATTCACCCTTACCTGATCAAACACCTCCCACCATTCTCTCTTGAAGGTAAGTCCGTATTCGTTCCGTTATGCGGCAAAAGCGTCGATATGATTTACTTCAGCCACTTCGCCAACCGGGTGATAGGAGTCGAAATCGTTGAAAAGGCAGTTCTCCAGTTCTTTTCCGAAAACCAACTCACGTACCGGCGCATTGGCGATCGGTTCATCTCGGGAAACATCACCATTTTCTGCTGTGATCTTTTCTCCCTGACTCCCGACGACCTTGGCCCGATCGATGTTGTTTATGATCGGGCTTCGCTGGTAGCTTTACCCGATGCCATGCGAATGCGCTATCTGCAAACCCTCGAAGAGCTGACGCCGGTAGGTGCCCTGACCTTCCTGAATACAGTTGAATACGCTCCCACCATGCCTACACCCCCTTTCAGCATTTCGCCCCGCGATGTTTTGTGGTACTTTCCCAACTATGTAATTGATCACGTCGAAAGTCCCGTATTACCCAATCACGGCATGGTGCGGAAGTTTAACCTGTCGTTCTTGATCGAACACGGCTTTCTGATGCGGAAACTGTACAACTCAGCGGTATGGACCGATGCGGAACAAATGACCGAAGCTGTTTAA
- a CDS encoding surface antigen (D15) (PFAM: surface antigen (D15)~KEGG: psa:PST_1545 surface antigen family outer membrane protein) — protein sequence MTFVSTIKSSFHIVCLLLRQRAKTGWRSPSVALVLPVSVWLLSACNIAKHLPANERLYMGTDVNIHADSTISSTEQAGLKTQLQEQARPRPNKQLFGYPYKVGFYYLFGEPKKPNGFRAWFRRKFGQEPVLASAKAISSNIPVFKATLQNQGYFGSDATGKIVEDGYKARGVYDVDVKQRFFIDSAGFLVDSTPVRKALLASARRTVIKKGSPYLFENIKLERERISQFIKQRGFYYFLPDYIAVIADNDTARHRTKLYFAIKPDMPEAAGVPYFIRDVFIYSNYNLSTARNDTNRRQAFQTNEQFRIIDSTQRFDNKLFRDIVTVRPGQRYNSRMQDLTLSRFINLGAFKFVRNRFEPDQQGDTAVLDVHYYLTPSPAKSVRAELDGTSRSNNFNGTQLTLSWRNRNALHRAELLTINANAGIEFQVAAAGEGITNYRFGADATLSFPRLVSPHRFLYDQRQALPKTNITVGYQTIIRGGLYRINSAQTTFGYAWRQSQQLEHVFQPFNINYVYVPSSQIKPRVLEIIENPDISDLIRRQYINTVFRSNQLILSSLYTFNFNSPIRSFSPTSFRITANAEAAGNLASLFFRKPIEGEDRNGIFGVSYAQFLRFDVDGRLFRKLTPKITWANRLFAGVGITYGNSKGYQLPFTKQYFVGGSNSIRAFRPRAIGPGLFTRDTIRNLPLFQDGGGDIRLEANTEIRAKLNKYIEGAVFVDAGNVWTYANTDTFGEGAQFSKAFYKQIAVGAGVGIRIDLSYFLVRLDVAAPLRKPYQTEGSEWVIDKMAFGSPTWRKENLVFNIGVGYPF from the coding sequence ATGACATTCGTATCTACCATAAAATCCAGCTTTCACATTGTTTGTCTTTTGCTTAGGCAACGCGCAAAAACCGGTTGGCGCAGCCCATCGGTAGCACTCGTGCTGCCGGTTTCTGTCTGGCTGCTTAGCGCCTGTAACATAGCCAAGCATTTACCCGCCAATGAGCGGCTCTACATGGGTACAGACGTTAACATCCATGCCGACTCCACTATTTCTTCGACAGAACAGGCCGGTCTAAAAACCCAATTGCAAGAACAAGCACGGCCCCGACCCAATAAGCAGCTATTTGGTTATCCCTATAAGGTTGGCTTTTATTATCTCTTCGGTGAGCCTAAAAAGCCCAACGGCTTTCGGGCGTGGTTTCGCCGGAAGTTTGGTCAGGAACCCGTGCTGGCCAGTGCCAAAGCCATTTCATCCAACATCCCTGTTTTTAAGGCAACCCTGCAAAATCAAGGCTATTTCGGATCAGATGCAACGGGTAAGATCGTTGAAGATGGCTATAAGGCACGGGGCGTTTATGATGTTGATGTAAAACAGCGTTTTTTCATCGACTCTGCCGGTTTTCTGGTCGACTCTACCCCGGTTCGGAAAGCCCTGCTAGCCTCTGCCCGACGTACGGTTATCAAGAAAGGCAGCCCTTATCTCTTCGAAAATATCAAGCTGGAGCGCGAGCGTATCAGCCAGTTCATCAAGCAACGGGGTTTCTATTACTTCCTGCCCGACTACATAGCCGTTATTGCCGATAACGATACGGCCCGCCACCGGACAAAACTGTATTTCGCCATCAAGCCTGATATGCCCGAAGCCGCTGGCGTCCCCTATTTTATTCGTGATGTCTTCATTTATTCGAACTACAACTTATCGACCGCCCGCAACGACACCAACCGGCGACAGGCGTTTCAGACGAACGAGCAATTTCGAATCATAGACTCCACACAGCGGTTCGACAATAAATTGTTTCGCGATATTGTTACGGTACGACCCGGACAACGGTACAACAGCCGGATGCAGGATCTTACCCTCTCCCGATTCATAAATCTGGGTGCCTTTAAATTTGTTCGAAACCGGTTCGAACCCGACCAACAGGGCGACACCGCTGTGCTCGATGTTCACTACTACCTGACCCCTTCGCCAGCCAAGTCAGTACGGGCCGAGTTGGATGGCACCTCACGTTCCAATAACTTCAATGGTACGCAGCTCACGCTGAGTTGGCGGAACCGTAATGCGCTGCATCGAGCCGAATTATTGACTATCAATGCCAACGCCGGGATCGAATTTCAGGTAGCAGCGGCCGGTGAAGGGATTACCAACTACCGGTTTGGTGCCGATGCTACGTTGAGTTTTCCCCGGCTCGTATCCCCCCATCGGTTTCTATACGACCAACGGCAGGCCCTGCCGAAAACAAACATTACGGTTGGTTATCAGACAATTATCAGGGGTGGACTATACCGGATTAATTCGGCACAGACAACGTTTGGTTATGCCTGGAGGCAGAGTCAGCAGTTGGAGCATGTTTTCCAGCCGTTTAACATTAACTACGTTTATGTACCATCAAGCCAGATCAAACCCCGAGTTCTTGAGATCATTGAAAATCCAGACATCTCTGATCTGATCAGAAGACAATACATAAATACCGTTTTCCGCTCTAACCAGCTTATTTTAAGTTCGCTCTATACATTTAACTTCAACTCGCCCATCCGTTCCTTTTCGCCAACTTCGTTCCGGATAACGGCCAATGCAGAAGCAGCAGGTAATTTGGCAAGCCTTTTCTTCCGAAAACCAATAGAGGGTGAAGACCGGAATGGCATTTTTGGCGTTTCTTATGCCCAGTTTCTTCGGTTCGATGTCGACGGTCGATTGTTTCGTAAGCTGACGCCAAAAATAACCTGGGCTAACCGTTTGTTTGCCGGTGTGGGTATCACCTACGGGAATTCGAAAGGCTATCAGCTACCCTTCACCAAACAGTACTTTGTGGGTGGTAGCAACAGCATTCGGGCATTCCGGCCACGAGCAATCGGGCCAGGTTTATTTACCCGGGATACCATTCGTAATCTACCCCTTTTTCAAGATGGCGGGGGCGATATCCGGCTCGAAGCAAACACGGAAATCCGGGCCAAGCTCAACAAGTATATCGAAGGGGCCGTTTTTGTTGATGCAGGCAACGTATGGACTTATGCCAATACCGATACATTTGGGGAGGGTGCTCAATTCTCGAAAGCGTTTTACAAACAAATCGCCGTGGGTGCGGGCGTTGGTATCCGGATTGACTTATCATACTTTCTGGTGCGGCTCGATGTGGCGGCTCCCCTCCGAAAACCTTACCAAACCGAAGGCAGCGAATGGGTCATTGACAAGATGGCTTTTGGCAGTCCCACCTGGCGAAAGGAAAATCTGGTCTTCAACATAGGCGTCGGCTACCCGTTTTAG
- a CDS encoding acyl-(acyl-carrier-protein)--UDP-N-acetylglucosa mine O-acyltransferase (TIGRFAM:acyl-[acyl-carrier-protein]--UDP-N-acetylglucosamine O-acyltransferase~KEGG: swp:swp_3509 UDP-N-acetylglucosamine acyltransferase), whose protein sequence is MIQPLAYIHPEAKIAQNVVIEPFAIIHKDVEIAEGTWIGSHAVINEGARIGRNCKIYPGAVISATPQDLKFNNEYTRTYIGDNTTIREYATISRGTEEHWKTEIGANCLVMAYAHIAHDCRIGNYCIITNNVQMAGHVFMGDWAIIGGSSSVLQFTRIGAHAFISGGSLVRKDVPPFSKAAREPLTYAGINSVGIRRRGYTNEQINQIQEIYRYIYLRGLNNADALTQIELELPPSDERDEIVNFIRSSERGIMKGPSTSNVERE, encoded by the coding sequence ATGATTCAACCATTAGCTTATATCCACCCTGAAGCGAAAATAGCGCAGAACGTGGTAATCGAGCCATTTGCTATTATCCATAAAGACGTTGAGATTGCCGAAGGGACCTGGATTGGTTCTCACGCCGTTATCAACGAAGGGGCTCGCATTGGCCGCAATTGTAAAATTTATCCGGGCGCCGTTATCTCGGCAACACCTCAGGATTTAAAATTTAACAATGAGTATACCCGAACGTACATCGGCGATAACACGACCATTCGGGAGTACGCTACCATTAGCCGGGGAACGGAGGAGCATTGGAAGACGGAAATTGGCGCCAACTGCCTGGTGATGGCGTATGCGCACATAGCGCACGATTGCCGCATTGGCAATTACTGCATTATTACAAATAATGTGCAGATGGCGGGGCATGTCTTTATGGGCGACTGGGCAATTATCGGCGGATCTAGCTCGGTACTTCAGTTTACCCGTATCGGTGCTCACGCGTTTATTTCGGGAGGCTCCCTGGTTCGGAAGGATGTTCCGCCCTTCTCCAAGGCTGCCCGCGAACCGCTTACCTATGCCGGTATTAACTCGGTAGGTATCCGTCGGCGGGGGTATACGAACGAGCAGATCAACCAGATTCAGGAGATTTACCGGTACATCTACCTGCGCGGCCTGAACAACGCCGATGCCCTGACACAAATCGAACTTGAACTGCCCCCATCCGATGAACGCGACGAGATCGTGAACTTCATCCGGTCGTCGGAACGCGGGATTATGAAGGGCCCGTCAACCAGTAATGTAGAGCGAGAATAA